The Juglans regia cultivar Chandler chromosome 16, Walnut 2.0, whole genome shotgun sequence nucleotide sequence CATTACTGTCAAACATCCATTAACAATATTACTAAGTTAAAAGTATACGAGTAATCATGCAAGGGATAAAAATTAGCTTAATGTTTTTTTAGTGTATCAGTGTATGCATGTTGGTGTCATGGTGGTTTTGTTGAAGTTTGGGAACTTGTTGTCATGATGATTTTGTTGAAGTTTGGTAACTTCTTGTCATGGTAGTTTTGTTCAAGTTTGATAACTTGTCGTCATGGTGATTTTGTTCAAATTTGGTAACTTGTGTCATGGTTATTTTGTTCATGTTTGGTACTAGTCATCAGAGTTACTAGCTTGCTGTCATATTGAAGTTTGTATACATCTTAAGTCTTAACTACTATTGCCTACTAGTTCAAACACTTGATAGATGGTATGATGCTATATAGCTAATTTGTTATCTCTCTTCTTTGATCCTATCTCAGtgatacttataaaaagaatatgatgatATCTCAGTGGACATTAATATAGGCTATGACTCTGTAAGATTGTATCAAGACTGTATGAATTATGATAGGCTCTCTTAATCTTAGTGAGATGTTTAGAATATGatgttatatcttattttttatttatttaatagatGGAACTTCGAGCCAAGCTTGAGTTTATATTGTGAATGAACCTAACTCGTACATCATGTGCTCGCTCAAACTCGACTCCAATACAGCCTATTGCCAGCAATGCACCTTTTATGGTAAAACCCATATTCATTTTTCGGCTGTTCCTCAGAAATTGGAGTACTCACTTTTTGGCCTAGTTCTTGGGTTCTTGATGagaacacaaaaataatgaatagtaataatgaatagtaatattctACTCAAAACTTAATAtcacattgaattatttatctattagttaaaataataaaaaataatgataatttaatagtaatatatttttctattttttttttcatattttacaattctaccacttatatgttaataaataatcaaattataattaacatatgattgaTAGAGACAAACTATAATTAAGTACCAGAACCATATGAGCTTCAAATTTTAAGCATGGttgaacaaaattaattaatagcaaaacaataatttaatgtaaaacaAATTCAATGTAAGTCGTTTAATGAGGGACATCAACACTTTAAGTGCAAAGTGACAAAAAGAGGCTGGAGCAGcattaaaactcattttttttatagttttggtCTAGCTACAGTAAACATCAAATATGGCCTAAGAGCACtagtattggattatgcatatacatatacatatgcatctacatatttgcataatatgattttaaactgggctgcattggattatacatatttaaaaatttacatagttatgaataatatttgtacaaatttgaagatgtactGTTCACtctcaaaatcttattttattattttttctctctcctcctcctctctctctttcgacTAGCAGAAACAAACCTTCTCTCGAAACATTTCTTTCTCgttgctttctctctctctcgacaccaacgaaaagaaatttgaaagaaaaaaataattttagaaaaaaaaataataataaaaaaataatatattattaggctcaaatatgcataatctaatgtaggagtttttcttaatatgcaaaataaatcttcaaaatatgtgattttgtatatgcatatagagaaatcAATACTAGTGCTTTAGGAGTTAGTTTATTgtagctaattttttttttttttttttacatttgcataatctagtacaatatatttttatgctcTATTAGCGAAATTCCTCCTTTTATTTGTATTTGCATATTTCAATGAGAGTGCTAACTtgtgtttcctttatttttaaaaataatgtatttccTCTATTTTTAAAGGCACTGTGGGTTTTGAACTCTTTTTGtctttatcatttattaaattgtttgtttgtttttccagGTTATGGAAGGTGCAAATATTAGGAGACTTGCAATGAAGACCTATTGCAAGAGAGAAGACACATTTGGCCATTATAGGTATTTGTAAGTGACATAATatttatagagtaatactactcatcatctcttaAACTatcattctctcatcattttatgatatgatattaaatggttgaaaactttttattatatattatttgtggGCCTATCATTTAATACCACGTCAAGAGATGTTGAGAGGATAATGATATAtagaatgataaatagatttattcATATTTCTAGTTCTTTCAgagtttttatttgaattttcagatttaaaatgAGAACTCAAGAATAGATAAATAGATGGAGTACATTATATAGgacttattaaaaatttaatattgtctaGAAAACAAATTGTAAAAATACACACACTCTCAAACTATCATCCATTCACGCTTTTAAACTATCAATTTTAACGATCATTCCCCAAATTACCAAAAACAATTCTAGAAATAAAGATACTCCTCCTTCTCCAATAGTGGACAAAGCAAGGAagattcctccaccataagGATTGCAAGGCACTATAATGTGAATGCCAATAAAAGTGCCTAtgccaatgtgaatgctctaagggACTCATGGGGTGGTGCGACGAACCCTACTAAATATAGGATTTGTCCTAATCCACAAGGCTGGGGGACTCCTCCGCAACGTCATATGTCCCTCCTTTAGGTTGCTTGCAAGGAACGGATTCCCTAAGCAAATTTTAAAACGAAGTCATTGATAAGGTTTTAACTATTTTTGAAAgctttattttaagtttataagtttctaaatgtattattttagtattttttaatgagtaatgGTACATATTGTTggaaaatatattgaaatactttgtaaactagagaatataTAAAGTAACACGAACAAATTAGGAATAGAAAACCAGGTATGGAGGCACTTTGTGATGAacgctttccttagagtagattccgcCGCCTCCAAATTTAAACATGTACTAGACTTCATGACAATCTACTACCAAGATACAATAACTTTGGTTCCCGTTAATCTCTTTgtcggtgcacacaaaaggagatattcgaacccaatataaaatagccaaaactcaaagaaagaaagacaaaaagaatGAGGAAATGTTTATCTAATCtttgtagagaatttggagtCAATAAATTTGTGGGTGAGgtttcctatttatagagaatgaaagggcatttgtgaaaagtcacaactggaatgaaatgacacttgtgaaaagtctcaacttatttaaatgaaatggtactgGTAAAAATTCAAgacatataaatgaaatgatacttgtgaaaagtcataacttatatatatgaaatgagatttgTGAAAAATCATAACTAAAATAAAGGAGCACTTTTGAGAggtcacaacttctcaaatattagaaaatatattgaaaatgtttctaattcacTGAAGGACACAATCCTTTATTTGATTGGCATGTGGTTAAGACTCCTATCCCCAAGAGGCATGTATTGATTCAAGTTACCATatcacattttcatttaaatttagaCAAATAAACCGACACATTGAACAATGATAAtgattcacattattttttttcttaacattaaatattttaatcatttctaaatttaaaaactaacacATACTACACTTTCATCTTACTTCATCCTATAATGCAAAATGTGATTCAATTATTATCTTGaataaattttcatcatttctaAAGAAAATCTAAGAAATTGATAAACGATGTCACCTCATCATAATAAGATAAAAGCAAAAAGAGAATGTGATAAGTAAAATCGCTACGGACATGCCAATGCAAATATGTGATATGATGCACCGGATAAAAGGAGTCAATGGGAAAAAGAGAATTACTATTTGTAACAAATAATGCTACTAATCATTTCAATTCTCATTATCTTCTCATCATGGgatgatgtgatattagatgataataaactatttattatattttatttgtgaatttatcGTCTAAcgccacatcatgagatgataagaAGATAGTGAAAAAATGGATGATGATTTTTtcttacaaataatatatgtcTATTTCGCAGGTCAATGGTATTGCAAATTTGCAAATAACATTACTTatgtttttaatgtttctaacttctactttttacgATTTTATAGAGCTAATCGTAAattctaacataattaccgatgactGAGAGTCTAAGACGGACGCtccttgagagttgggatggagttgagagaacccctttcttggtaagaatcaaattctacttttactgtgttcaattttttattatcaatttttttcatttattggcAGAACCATTGAGATTTGAGTAAAATCcgtgtttaatatttatgtagttatatttcaaggttAAGTcaatattgttattacgttataaatgagactgttataacttatagctacattatacatgttatttagtttttaaactattgtatttaagcttcttttttttttaatcttttcagtattttttttttaccggtTTGGACTTGGGCTTTGATGATTATTACTAAGTTAAAAGTACTTGAATAATCATGCAAGGGATTAAAAATTAGcttaatttttttgagtttatcaGCGTATGCAAGTTGGTGTGAAGATGCCTAAATCGGGACACTTGCTATTTGCTAACCATTTCTACCTCCATTCATGAAGACTGAGGACTTTACTCTAcactttttgttttgaagtttaatgtACTTAGttgcataattttttgttttaaagcatttttttggTTCATTATTCCATGAGGATGTCATTTAATGTACTATAGCCATAATCTATCTGAGGTCCTGAAAGTTTGATGGTGTAGCTTtgtattttattgttaattctttatattttcatttttgtatttattttattttgttataatttatttttgaaatataaaaaaaaaacacccatcTCAAGCCGAGCCTGGCTCGTTAACAGATGGAACTTCGAGCGAAGCTCGAGTTTACATTACAAGTTTGTGCACAACTGCACTCGTAGCTTATTCCGTGAATGCTCACTACCTAGCAATGGGGAAAAAATGGCTACAATTACAATTTGAACAAACGGGAGCTATCACTATTGCCATATGTCCCTCCTTTAGGTTGCTTGCGAGGAATAGTTCCCTATGCAAAATTTAAAACGAATTCATTGGTAAGGTTTTAACTATTTTTGAAAcctttattttaagtttataagtttctaactatattattttgatattttttaaagagtaatggCACATATTATTggaaaatatattgaaatgctttgtaaactagagaatatgtaaaataataagaaaaaattagaaaaagagaacttggtgttgaggcacgttgtgatGAACGTTTTCTTTAGAGTAGATTCCACCGCTTCCAAATTTAAACATGTATTAGacttcttgacagtctactgCAAGATACAACAACGTCGGTTTCCGATAATCTTTTTGTCAGTGCACACAAAATGAGATATTCGAGCCTAATATAAATAGTCAAaatccaaagaaagaaagaccaaaaaaaggaagaagtatttatctaatttttgtagagaatttggagtCAATAAATTTGTGGGTGAgattccctatttatagagaatgaaagtacatttgtgaaaagtcacaactggaatgaaatgacacttgtgaaaagtcacaacttatttaaatgaaatgatacttgtgaaaagtcaagatatataaatgaaataatagttgtgaaaagtcacaacttatatatatgaaaggggatttatgaaaagttacaaCTAAAATGAAAGATCACTTTTaagaagtcacaacttctcaaatattaaagaatatattgaaaatatttctaattcacTGAAGGACACAATCTTTTGTTTGATTTACAAGTGGTTAagactcatattcccaaaagacATGCATTGATTCAAGTTACCCtgacacattttcatttttttttaatggataacacattttcatttaaatctaaaCAAGCGAATCGATACAttgaataatgataatgatttacagtatttttatttaatattaaatattttaatcatttctaagtttaaaaattaacatatactACGCTTTTATCTTACTTCATCCTATAATGCAAAATGTGATACAATTATTATcttgaataatttttcattatttctaaagaaaatctgaaaaattgataaacaatATCACCTCATCGtaataagataaaagtaaaaagagaaGGCGATAAGTGAAATCGCTACGGACATGCCAATGCAAACATGTGATATGATCATAGGATGCACTTGATAAAAggtgaaaattatattcaatggaaaaaagagaaatactatttgtaacaaataatgttattcattattttaatttttattatttttttattatgaaatgatACGATATTGgatgattagaaattatttattatattttatttataaatttattatctaatatcacatcataaaataacaaaaaaataagaaaaaaatagatgatgattttttcttacaaataatatttcGCAGACCGATGGTATTTCAAATTTGCAAATAGCATTATTCAACGAAGATTACAAGGGGATTCAGCGATTCACTTCATAGACCCTACTAacattattctctctctctctctctctctctctctctctcacgcccATGTCCCATTTCTAGAGCTTAGGGCTTTTGTTGATCCTTCGTTTAACAGGCTACCCCGGTTCAACCATGGCTGACTGGCAACAGCTCGTCCAGTCAATAGTCCTAGGCCTACTTTTCTCTTTCCTCGTTGCCAAGCTCATTTCCGTTGTCCTCTCTTTCAAAGAGGACAACTTCTCTCCCTCCCGCTCCGCCCCAAGACCGGGGATACCCGAAGGCCCGGCAAACGATGCCGACTCGTTGATTGCAGAACAGGGTAGCATCAGAAACGATAGTGTGCCCGCTAGCGATGCTGAAGACGATGATGACGACGATTGGGAGGGAGTGGAGAGTACGGAGCTGGACGAGGCCTTCAGCGCGGCTACTGCGTTCGTTGCGGCGGCTGCGGCCGATCGGCTTTCGGAAAAGGTTTCGAACGACGTGCAGTTGAGTCTCTATGGTTTGTACAAGATTGCCACCGAGGGCCCTTGTAGCACGCCACAGCCTTCTGCTTTGAAAATCAAGGCGCGGGCCAAGTGGTATTGCGCTAGTTTTGCGATATCGTTGcgtttttttttgggtgttacTGAAACGAatagttttggttttgtttatttgattttgtgGGTGTTGCGGATTTTAATGGAATGCGATTTCACGAGCTTGATGATGAGGGACGTTGTCGTTTAGGGGTCTGTTTGATTGAGTTTGGGATTGAAAGTGCTTGAACTATTGACCTTCAGTCAATGGAGTTAAAGTGTGCGTGGACTTCTTCTTGTCGATATTAAGCAATATAATTTATCAAGTAGGTGAAAGGTGATAGATGAATGGGAAGCATATTGCAACAGTAAGTTATGTAGGACTGTTTCCTATTAGAAGTATAGCACGTGATATGATGATTACTAATAAGAGACTGTTATCTCTTTTACTGCTCTAGTGTTCTGTCggaaacaagtttttttttagccTAAAAAtgtgttacttttttttttttttgtgataattaaATTGGCCTCTGCCTAGGAAATACGTGCAGGCAATATTTCTGTCAACTACAAATAGAGGTCATGTGTCAGGAGTCGGTACTATGATATCAAATCTTTCAGggaaagttttaaaaacaagAGAACGACtgagaaaacatatttattttaacatcaGTGACCATGTCTTCTCCCCTCTCAATTCCTTTTCTTATTCCGTTTCTCCTGCCAAACGTAGTGTTAGATTTGTAATTGGTTGGATACTACTTTTGGCTGAATGCTTGatcttttattcatttttctgaCTGCTGTGTTGCAGGCAAGCATGGCAGAAATTGGGTGCTATGCCTCCAGAAGAAGCTATGCTGAAGTACATTGATCTTGTTACGGAGCTATATCCTTCTTGGTTGGCTGGTTCAACTCTGGTTAGGATCTTTTGAGTTTCCCATCTTGCTATTCTTTTGTACTCATGTGAGTGTGCTAACTCTttgttaaattttcttttacccTACCCTTTCCGGTTTCTTGACTCATGGCTAACTAGAAGAGTAAAGGCAGAGAAGGTGATGCACCAAGTATGGATGCTAAAGGACCAATGGGACCGGTTTTCAGCACTTTTGTCTATGAGGAAGAGTCTGGAAACGAGTCGTAAGGTTCTTAGAACTTCTTATTGTTTGGGGATTAGTGCTGTTATTTTAAGCCATTAAATAGTTTCTTTGCAGAGGTGGTTGATGtgtattttatgttattgtgtAGTTGTATATGTGAAAAGAAATGTAGAGTGTAAGCATGTAGTCCTGGCTTGGCTTTGATCTGGTGCAAGGATTCtgcttatattttaaattaatgaatacccATTCAATAGGTATTTTTGAGGACTTTTCACGAATGCAGCCTGGAGTTTGTTTCTTCTTTACTGCTAaaaaaagtttgtttttctctcttatagttatataatataatgggGACCACTGTCTTGGAAGAGTAAGCATTGAGGACTTGTTCTCATTGGTATTTTATTAGTACAATGACTTGACGGTTGACAAAATTTCCCATCAAAGCTCATGTTCAGATTTCTGCACCCCTTAAGCCTTATTGCATGGGCTGCTGCAAGAGCTTATATATTGATGACTGATGAGATATGGTGAGGAAATTAGcaatttttaatagattttcCGATTGCAAGGGATGCTGAAATCTGTCATGTTGCCTGTTAGATTTCTTCCCCTCTACTCTCTCCCCATGGGCCCCTTAACAACCAAGAGCACGAGAAGGAAAAAGTTGGTTTTAATTCTATTGTTTCTTgcttttgaaaatgttttttttaatcaatgttTAGTATCTGATCTGATTACTTGATGGTGGTCTATGGATTTATCTGGTTGTAATCGTATCATGTGGAGAGATGGCCTTTAATAATTCCTTTTTGTTTGTCTCAAATGGGATTTGCTGCCTTTACAGCATTAACATCCCATTTTCAATTTAAATCAAATGGTTCTAAGATTGTTAACTCTCCGTTATGGCTTAAGGTTGAAGATTCTAACTgatcaaaatctgaaattttagaGTTCATTGCAGATTTGGACTATTAATTTTACTGCATCATGGAATCTTTTGGAAGAGGCTTTGTATAAATAGGATAAGCCAAAGATTCTTTTGGTTTGGGTTTCCTCTGACCTAGGAGTTGTTGATTGAGCACAGGTATCATGATTCAGTCTTGCTCTTGTTTAGCAACTTTTTTGGCAGATACTTGTAAAAACAATTAAGGTTTTGACAGGTGTCTTTCGTTAATTAAGGAAACATTTAGTAGTTGTGTCATGTGTGTATGCCCTATAATCTGGGCGTGGAATGTTAGCCATACAGTCTGTAATGAGTTGAGCTGATTTCTGTATTACGTATGGATCTGCTTCTTTGAGCTATGCAATACTTCCATATATtggaagaaataaattattgataacAATTTCAacggttttctttctttcttttggctGAGCTAAATGTATCTTGTTTCTTTCAGGAAAATGGATGCTATTCATGCCTTTGCCAGGGAGGGAGAGGTGGATAATTTGCTCAAGTGTATTGAAGGCGGCATTTCAGTAAATCTGagaggtttttttcttttctttgcaaCCGTTTCCATTTGTTCAATTTTTCAATGATATCGATTCCATTTTGGATTTCTTTGAAAGTGGATGTAGATGATTTCCACTCTTAGTTCTATGTTTGATGAGTATTTActcttttatcaaaatttatgtTGCCTTCTAAAACAGTTTGGCTAAATTAATTGCAGATGGCGAGGGTCGGACCCCATTGCACTGGGCTGTAGATCGTGGCCACCTTAACATCACTGAGTTGCTTGTTAAAAGTAATGCTGATGTAGATGCAAAGGTAGtttgaaattctaaatataCTTAACTACTTAAGACTTAACCCCGCGCGACCttgttatttcttttccttgggCCAAGATCATGGGATGCAAAGGTAGTGCATATAACAGTTATTGACATTCTGAACTGCCTTCTGGTCTTCCTATActgttcattttttataagtatttggAGTTGTAGAACCTGCAATGGTCCTCCCTGCGGCATTTCTCATGCCCCATCAGATCTTTAACAGATTTCTTCCATTCCGTGATTTctttactttttcaacttccatttgatttttttgctaAAATGGTCTCCTTCTTTCCCTATTGGAAGGATGATGATGGCCAAACCCCATTGCATTATGCTGTCACGTGTGAGAGAGAAGGCATTGTCAAATATCTTGTGGAgcaaaatgcagaaacaaattTAAAGGACAATGATGGCAACACCCCTGCTGATCTCTGTGAGGCAAACTGGCCTTGGATGAAATCTGCAGGGAAGCAGATTGACTGAGAGCTTATTAGTTTTGCTGCTATAAGgtcttttccttatttttggCCAACTTCTAGTGGATGTATATGGTTATATATAACACTTTAAAAACTTAGTTATACCTGCCAGATGAATTAGCACTCAGATTAGTTTTACAGCCTCTCCTAATGATgagcctctccctctctctttttatttttattatgattccatgacttttatctttatttttttactgtttCTGGGCCCCACATTCTTTTTGGGTGTGCTATTATGCCACTCAGCTTTGACTGTTGGGTGTGTCTCCAgtgcaaattgtattttttttttctttttttcttttagatattttttaaacatatgtAAACatttagagaaaaagaaattcaaatatactaatagtcctttctttaactattaagtaaacaaatttaaaaattaaaataaaatacatgaagggTCAAATTGAGAGGGCAAATTTAGGTGGCatggtatcattttttttttcttttctatttttcatgtGCTGATATTTAGTGCAAAAGATCagttgaaattaaagaaaacgaGTCGGGTTTTGTCCGTCAGCTAACAGACTTCATACATAATAATGGCAGCTTTT carries:
- the LOC109007565 gene encoding acyl-CoA-binding domain-containing protein 1-like isoform X1, coding for MADWQQLVQSIVLGLLFSFLVAKLISVVLSFKEDNFSPSRSAPRPGIPEGPANDADSLIAEQGSIRNDSVPASDAEDDDDDDWEGVESTELDEAFSAATAFVAAAAADRLSEKVSNDVQLSLYGLYKIATEGPCSTPQPSALKIKARAKWQAWQKLGAMPPEEAMLKYIDLVTELYPSWLAGSTLKSKGREGDAPSMDAKGPMGPVFSTFVYEEESGNESKMDAIHAFAREGEVDNLLKCIEGGISVNLRDGEGRTPLHWAVDRGHLNITELLVKSNADVDAKDDDGQTPLHYAVTCEREGIVKYLVEQNAETNLKDNDGNTPADLCEANWPWMKSAGKQID
- the LOC109007565 gene encoding acyl-CoA-binding domain-containing protein 1-like isoform X2, which translates into the protein MADWQQLVQSIVLGLLFSFLVAKLISVVLSFKEDNFSPSRSAPRPGIPEGPANDADSLIAEQGSIRNDSVPASDAEDDDDDDWEGVESTELDEAFSAATAFVAAAAADRLSEKVSNDVQLSLYGLYKIATEGPCSTPQPSALKIKARAKWQAWQKLGAMPPEEAMLKYIDLVTELYPSWLAGSTLSKGREGDAPSMDAKGPMGPVFSTFVYEEESGNESKMDAIHAFAREGEVDNLLKCIEGGISVNLRDGEGRTPLHWAVDRGHLNITELLVKSNADVDAKDDDGQTPLHYAVTCEREGIVKYLVEQNAETNLKDNDGNTPADLCEANWPWMKSAGKQID